One region of Candidatus Nanopelagicales bacterium genomic DNA includes:
- a CDS encoding histidine phosphatase family protein, producing the protein MESRGCIVLIRHGQTEWSLSGQHTGRTDMPLTPAGAADAAALRPVLRRCDFGLVLISPLRRARDTARMAGLSGQTDADLLEWDYGAWEGRTSADIRGDLKDPSWTIWNRPIPPGATPGEQCEDVATRARRVLGRCTPVLESGEDCALVAHGHFLRILTATWLGMPAIGGRLFTLDAGSLSRLGFENQQEVILSLNARPDRPSGSSPPPPPLHGGAGGTPRSGAPHPHM; encoded by the coding sequence ATGGAATCTCGCGGGTGCATTGTCCTGATCCGCCATGGGCAGACGGAGTGGAGCCTGAGCGGTCAGCACACAGGGCGCACCGACATGCCGTTGACTCCAGCGGGCGCGGCGGATGCGGCCGCGCTTCGTCCCGTCCTAAGGCGTTGTGACTTTGGCCTGGTCTTGATCAGTCCACTGCGGCGGGCGCGCGACACGGCGCGGATGGCCGGCCTGTCCGGCCAGACAGACGCTGACCTGCTCGAGTGGGATTACGGCGCGTGGGAGGGCAGGACGAGCGCAGACATTCGCGGTGACCTGAAGGATCCCTCGTGGACGATTTGGAACCGACCGATCCCGCCAGGCGCGACGCCCGGGGAGCAGTGCGAAGACGTCGCGACTAGGGCCCGACGGGTGCTGGGTCGTTGCACTCCGGTTCTGGAGTCGGGCGAAGATTGCGCCCTGGTGGCTCACGGTCACTTTCTGCGGATACTGACAGCCACCTGGCTGGGCATGCCCGCGATCGGCGGACGGCTGTTCACTCTGGACGCTGGATCACTGTCGCGTCTGGGTTTCGAGAATCAACAAGAAGTGATCCTCTCGCTCAACGCCAGGCCAGACAGGCCGTCCGGGTCGTCTCCCCCTCCTCCCCCACTTCATGGGGGAGCGGGCGGTACCCCCAGGTCGGGCGCGCCTCATCCCCACATGTAG
- a CDS encoding site-specific DNA-methyltransferase, which translates to MTIEPIEADDPESHSADIVSANIDTLRTILPDAFTEDGVDFDVLRQLLGDDIADSDEKYGLTWHGKRNARKAALTPSTGTLRPAPEDSLDWDTTGNLMIEGDNLEVLKLLQKSYSGRVKLIYIDPPYNTGNDFVYKDDFRNPIGHYLDVTQGRLTSNPETSGRFHTDWLNMMYPRLMLARNLLRDDGVLFVSINGGELANLKLSLDAVIGAENAVATVTWLKRVSPANDAKWFSSDHDYIVAYSRSKSSLSPEWKTSASDV; encoded by the coding sequence ATGACCATTGAGCCGATCGAAGCTGACGATCCCGAGAGCCACTCGGCCGACATTGTCAGCGCCAACATTGACACACTCCGGACCATCCTCCCCGACGCCTTCACTGAGGACGGCGTCGACTTTGACGTGCTGCGGCAGCTTCTTGGGGACGACATCGCCGACAGTGATGAGAAGTACGGACTGACATGGCACGGCAAGCGCAACGCCCGCAAAGCGGCACTCACTCCCAGCACGGGGACACTGCGACCGGCACCCGAGGACAGCCTCGACTGGGACACCACAGGCAACCTCATGATCGAAGGCGACAACCTTGAGGTTCTGAAGCTTCTGCAGAAGTCCTACTCCGGCCGCGTCAAGCTCATCTACATCGACCCGCCGTACAACACCGGCAACGACTTCGTCTACAAGGACGACTTCCGCAACCCCATCGGCCACTACCTCGACGTCACACAGGGCCGCCTCACCAGCAACCCCGAGACCTCCGGCCGGTTCCACACCGACTGGCTCAACATGATGTACCCGCGGCTCATGCTCGCCAGGAATCTGTTGCGGGACGACGGAGTGCTCTTCGTCAGCATTAACGGCGGGGAGTTGGCCAATCTCAAGCTCTCTCTGGACGCCGTTATTGGTGCGGAGAATGCCGTGGCCACGGTCACTTGGCTGAAGCGAGTATCGCCCGCAAACGATGCCAAGTGGTTCAGCTCGGACCATGACTACATCGTGGCTTACTCAAGAAGCAAGTCGTCCCTGTCTCCTGAGTGGAAGACGTCCGCGTCGGATGTATAG
- a CDS encoding DAK2 domain-containing protein, whose protein sequence is MSEVVGAGLLRSWVSAAVTALGESRAEIDALNVFPVPDGDTGTNMYLTMEAAELAMAEVDEHLPPVGEARTMTGLAAALTRGALLGARGNSGVILSQILRGMVRMDPVTGGHLRDAADAIRTGLDEASTLAYSSVARPVEGTMLTVVRAAAESAASCESSEVADVVIAAADGASRALAATPEMLPVLEQAGVVDAGGKGVCVILDALAEVVTGVRKPRSLEHAKLPTVIMPADGYEGPRYEVMYLLEADDDRVPDLKRDLDSLGESLVVVGGDRLWNIHVHVDDAGAAIEAGMACGRPYRLRVTWLTDTGAAVRQRGLEGRGVVAVAHGPGVVALLEKLGVEPVPSQPRIAPSTGEILAAVAKCGAGEVVILPSDKDTRPAAEAAAVTARQQGTRVAVVPTRSIVQSLSAIAVHDPGLAFDDDVVSMSRASGATRYGAVTVSSRDAMTSAGLCNTGDILGVVDGDIIEVGSDVFDVAVNTIERLMSAGGELVTIVTGADAEESAVDELKRSICESHPGVEVEVFEGLQPYWPLIFGVE, encoded by the coding sequence ATGTCAGAGGTCGTCGGTGCCGGACTGCTGCGTTCCTGGGTGAGTGCGGCCGTTACCGCGTTGGGGGAGTCTCGTGCGGAGATTGACGCCCTGAACGTGTTCCCGGTTCCGGACGGGGACACCGGGACCAACATGTACTTGACCATGGAAGCCGCCGAGTTGGCCATGGCCGAGGTTGATGAGCACCTACCGCCCGTGGGCGAAGCACGCACCATGACTGGGCTGGCGGCAGCACTGACCAGGGGCGCGTTGCTCGGTGCCCGTGGAAACTCTGGAGTGATTCTGTCGCAGATTCTGCGCGGGATGGTTCGCATGGATCCTGTGACAGGCGGGCATCTGCGAGACGCGGCGGACGCGATTAGGACTGGGCTCGATGAGGCTTCCACACTCGCCTACTCGTCGGTGGCCAGGCCCGTGGAGGGCACGATGCTGACGGTTGTGCGGGCCGCGGCGGAATCGGCCGCGTCCTGCGAATCGTCCGAAGTGGCTGACGTCGTGATCGCGGCCGCGGATGGAGCCTCGCGAGCGTTGGCGGCGACACCGGAGATGCTGCCGGTCCTGGAGCAGGCCGGCGTCGTCGATGCTGGCGGCAAGGGTGTCTGCGTGATCCTGGACGCCCTCGCGGAGGTTGTGACTGGAGTCCGCAAACCCCGTTCGCTCGAGCACGCGAAACTGCCGACCGTGATCATGCCAGCGGACGGATACGAAGGACCTAGATACGAGGTCATGTACCTGCTGGAAGCCGACGATGACCGCGTGCCTGACCTGAAGCGGGATCTGGATTCGCTGGGCGAATCGCTGGTCGTGGTCGGGGGTGATCGGCTATGGAACATCCACGTGCACGTCGACGACGCTGGCGCGGCCATCGAGGCCGGGATGGCGTGCGGTCGTCCCTACCGGCTGAGGGTCACCTGGCTGACCGACACGGGGGCAGCCGTACGGCAGCGTGGATTGGAGGGACGCGGGGTCGTCGCGGTGGCTCACGGCCCAGGAGTGGTGGCTCTCCTGGAGAAGTTGGGCGTTGAGCCAGTGCCGTCACAGCCGAGGATCGCTCCCTCGACGGGTGAGATCCTCGCCGCCGTGGCCAAATGCGGAGCCGGCGAGGTCGTGATCTTGCCCAGCGACAAGGACACAAGACCAGCAGCGGAGGCAGCGGCGGTGACCGCTCGCCAGCAGGGCACGCGGGTGGCTGTCGTTCCTACCCGGTCGATCGTGCAGTCGTTGTCCGCGATAGCGGTTCACGACCCGGGGCTGGCCTTTGATGATGACGTCGTGTCGATGTCACGGGCCTCCGGCGCGACCCGGTACGGCGCCGTGACCGTCTCATCTCGTGACGCCATGACTTCAGCCGGCCTGTGCAATACCGGCGACATCCTGGGCGTCGTGGACGGGGACATCATCGAGGTCGGCTCCGATGTGTTTGATGTGGCCGTGAACACCATTGAGCGCCTGATGTCGGCTGGCGGCGAGCTGGTGACAATCGTTACCGGAGCCGATGCCGAGGAGTCCGCCGTCGATGAGCTGAAGCGCTCCATCTGTGAGTCTCACCCTGGGGTAGAGGTCGAAGTATTCGAAGGCCTACAGCCGTACTGGCCGCTCATCTTCGGCGTTGAGTAG
- a CDS encoding DNA methyltransferase: protein MERDLLDRFDDLDELGAEYRTWFSEHKRELRPMDRYKYIDSDGIYIGSQSVHNPGKEGYRYDVIHPITGRPCKQPLMGYRFPETTMCELLDADKILFGDDESKIIELKVYARDYTDKLPSVLTLDGRLGAYDLRDLFPEVSKAFTNPKPVRLLKSIFSFVLHDDDIVLDFFAGSGSTAHAVMNMNVSGEHNLRFFLVQLDESLDETATNSQAAAVLSKLGKPLNIAEITKERLRRAARKVTAGATSGPPELFGFRVFKLDSSNIRAWDPDPADLEEALRLSVEHVVEGRTEQDLLYEVLLKRGLDLCVPIETREIGGKNVHSIGGGVLMVCLAEELTGSDVEAVAKAIVTWRRELETSSDMAIVFRDSAFVDDVAKTNMAEILKQNDLTNVRSV, encoded by the coding sequence GTGGAACGGGACCTGCTCGATCGGTTTGACGACCTGGATGAGTTGGGGGCCGAGTACAGGACGTGGTTCTCCGAACACAAGAGAGAGCTGCGACCGATGGATCGATACAAGTACATCGACTCTGACGGCATATACATCGGCAGTCAGAGCGTGCACAACCCAGGCAAGGAGGGGTACCGCTACGACGTCATCCACCCAATCACTGGGCGTCCATGCAAGCAGCCACTGATGGGCTACCGCTTTCCCGAGACGACGATGTGCGAACTGCTGGACGCCGACAAGATCCTGTTCGGCGATGACGAATCCAAGATTATCGAGCTGAAGGTCTATGCCCGGGACTACACGGACAAACTGCCCAGCGTCCTGACCTTGGACGGCCGCCTGGGAGCCTACGACCTTCGTGACCTGTTCCCCGAGGTATCGAAAGCCTTCACGAACCCGAAACCAGTTCGACTGCTGAAATCAATCTTCTCCTTCGTGCTCCATGATGACGACATCGTCCTGGATTTCTTTGCTGGCTCGGGAAGTACTGCACATGCTGTGATGAACATGAATGTCTCCGGGGAACACAATCTTCGATTCTTCCTGGTCCAACTAGACGAATCGCTGGACGAGACAGCAACCAATTCCCAGGCGGCAGCGGTCCTTTCGAAACTTGGGAAGCCGCTCAACATAGCCGAGATTACGAAGGAGAGATTGCGCCGTGCGGCTCGGAAGGTCACGGCCGGTGCAACCAGCGGGCCGCCGGAGTTGTTCGGATTCCGGGTCTTCAAGCTCGACTCCTCGAACATTCGGGCTTGGGACCCGGACCCGGCCGACCTTGAGGAGGCCCTGAGGCTGAGCGTCGAGCACGTAGTAGAGGGCCGCACGGAGCAGGATCTGCTGTACGAGGTGCTGCTGAAGCGGGGGCTGGACCTGTGCGTTCCGATTGAGACGCGCGAGATCGGTGGCAAGAATGTCCACTCGATCGGCGGTGGAGTGCTCATGGTTTGCCTCGCTGAGGAGTTGACTGGGTCCGATGTCGAGGCCGTGGCGAAGGCGATCGTGACCTGGCGCCGCGAGCTAGAGACGTCAAGCGACATGGCCATCGTGTTCCGGGACAGTGCCTTCGTCGACGACGTGGCCAAGACGAACATGGCCGAGATCCTCAAGCAGAACGACCTGACCAACGTGCGCAGCGTCTAG
- the rpmB gene encoding 50S ribosomal protein L28 — protein sequence MAAKCDVCGKGPGFGHAISHSHRRTKRRWNPNIQTVRTKVKGAVTRVRVCTSCLKAGKVTPS from the coding sequence GTGGCAGCCAAGTGTGACGTGTGTGGCAAAGGCCCTGGATTCGGTCACGCCATCTCCCACTCCCACCGCCGGACCAAGCGACGGTGGAACCCGAACATCCAGACGGTACGTACGAAGGTGAAAGGCGCGGTCACGCGGGTCCGCGTGTGCACTTCTTGTCTGAAGGCCGGGAAGGTCACGCCCAGCTAG
- a CDS encoding thiamine-phosphate kinase, protein MGETVAEVGEFGLIDRIRERLSGSPGVSVGVGDDAAVLAMPGETVLCTDALVEGKHFKLDWCSAADVGHRAAAASMSDIAAMGARPRALVVSLCLPADASVDWVMELVDGMSDEAAETGASLVGGDLARCDTVVVSVAAVGGVAPGRAVTRSGARPGDVAAIAGRQGWAAAGLTVLSRGFRSPRALVQAYQRPNPPYSSGPGAMEAGATSMIDVSDGLLADLRHIAVESKVLVDLESGLIPLADQLSETSSAFNVDPLTWVLGGGDDHSLVATFPSGARLPEMFTRIGRVVDLAGGPAGVSVDGRLWSGQGGGYDHFR, encoded by the coding sequence GTGGGCGAAACCGTGGCGGAGGTAGGCGAGTTCGGGCTCATCGATCGGATCCGGGAGAGGCTGTCCGGGTCCCCGGGAGTTTCCGTCGGTGTGGGCGACGACGCCGCGGTCCTGGCCATGCCGGGGGAGACGGTGCTGTGCACAGACGCGCTCGTTGAGGGCAAGCACTTCAAGCTCGATTGGTGCTCGGCCGCTGACGTCGGTCACCGTGCCGCCGCCGCGAGCATGTCTGACATCGCCGCTATGGGAGCCAGGCCACGGGCGCTGGTCGTGTCACTCTGCCTTCCCGCTGACGCGTCGGTTGACTGGGTCATGGAGCTCGTCGACGGCATGTCCGATGAGGCCGCGGAAACCGGGGCATCGCTAGTGGGTGGCGACCTGGCTCGCTGCGACACGGTCGTTGTCTCAGTGGCGGCAGTCGGGGGCGTGGCTCCTGGACGGGCGGTTACTCGCTCTGGTGCGCGGCCCGGCGACGTCGCAGCTATCGCGGGCAGGCAGGGTTGGGCTGCGGCCGGGCTCACGGTCCTGTCCCGAGGATTCCGATCGCCTCGGGCACTCGTGCAGGCCTATCAGCGCCCAAATCCTCCTTACTCCAGCGGGCCAGGGGCCATGGAAGCCGGGGCGACGTCAATGATCGACGTCAGCGACGGACTCCTGGCAGACCTGCGACACATCGCGGTGGAGTCGAAGGTGCTGGTAGATCTGGAGTCGGGTCTGATTCCGCTGGCTGATCAGCTCAGCGAAACCTCGTCAGCTTTCAACGTTGATCCCCTCACCTGGGTGCTCGGCGGTGGCGACGATCATTCGCTAGTAGCAACGTTCCCCTCAGGCGCCCGATTGCCGGAGATGTTCACGCGAATCGGACGGGTCGTCGACCTGGCTGGCGGGCCGGCAGGGGTGTCGGTTGACGGACGGCTCTGGAGCGGGCAAGGCGGAGGTTACGACCACTTCCGCTGA
- a CDS encoding D-alanine--D-alanine ligase family protein: MRTPRARVAVLFGGRSSEHAISCVSAGGILKAIDRTIYDVVPIGITPSGQWVRESDNADRLAIIDGVLPSVAPDGHRAILSLDHSTRGIWFETPGGERQFEAVDVVFPVLHGANGEDGTIQGVFEIAGLPYVGSGVFASAACMDKGHAKPLLASQGIPVGSWYAFHARSWAVAPEQMLDRISQLGMPLFVKPSRAGSSVGVSKAHDQQELVSAIELALRHDPRVIVEAAVEGAREIECGVLVGPDGVARASVCAEIRVREGHEFYDFGAKYLDDSAELIVPARLPGQVEKTVQDLALQAFAVMGCEGLARVDFFVGADGRVVLNELNTMPGFTPISMYPRMWAASGVEYADLIDTLIQEALSRSPGLR; this comes from the coding sequence GTGCGGACACCACGAGCGCGCGTCGCGGTCTTGTTCGGGGGGCGCAGCAGTGAGCACGCGATCTCCTGCGTGAGTGCTGGCGGAATCCTGAAGGCGATCGACCGCACTATCTACGACGTCGTTCCGATCGGTATCACCCCGAGCGGCCAGTGGGTCCGCGAATCCGACAACGCCGATCGGTTGGCCATCATCGATGGCGTGCTGCCGAGCGTAGCCCCAGACGGGCATCGGGCCATCTTGTCCCTTGACCACAGCACTCGCGGAATCTGGTTCGAGACGCCCGGGGGAGAGCGCCAGTTCGAGGCCGTGGACGTCGTGTTCCCCGTGCTGCATGGCGCGAATGGCGAGGACGGGACGATTCAGGGTGTCTTCGAGATAGCCGGGCTTCCATACGTTGGCTCTGGGGTCTTCGCCTCGGCGGCATGCATGGACAAGGGGCATGCCAAGCCGCTGCTCGCCAGCCAGGGGATCCCGGTAGGAAGCTGGTACGCGTTTCATGCCAGAAGCTGGGCCGTCGCACCGGAGCAGATGCTCGATCGCATCTCGCAGCTGGGCATGCCGTTGTTCGTCAAGCCATCGCGCGCCGGGTCGAGCGTCGGGGTGTCGAAGGCTCACGACCAGCAGGAGCTGGTGTCCGCGATCGAGCTTGCCCTGCGGCACGATCCGCGTGTGATCGTTGAGGCAGCGGTCGAGGGCGCACGGGAGATCGAGTGCGGTGTGCTGGTCGGGCCAGATGGTGTGGCCAGAGCCAGTGTCTGCGCTGAGATCCGCGTCAGGGAAGGCCACGAGTTCTATGACTTCGGCGCCAAGTACCTGGACGACTCAGCGGAGTTGATCGTCCCCGCGCGGTTGCCGGGTCAGGTCGAGAAGACGGTGCAGGACCTGGCACTTCAGGCGTTCGCGGTAATGGGATGCGAAGGACTGGCCCGGGTCGACTTCTTCGTGGGGGCAGACGGGCGGGTGGTGTTGAACGAACTCAACACGATGCCCGGCTTCACGCCGATCTCGATGTATCCCAGGATGTGGGCTGCCAGCGGCGTCGAATACGCGGATCTGATCGACACCCTGATCCAGGAGGCACTGTCCCGTTCGCCGGGTCTTCGGTGA